DNA sequence from the Hemitrygon akajei chromosome 8, sHemAka1.3, whole genome shotgun sequence genome:
TATGATCTCTGATCACACCCCATCTAGTGGCTTGTGAACataacatttcagaatcagatttaatatcagcaACATAtcctgtgaaatttattgtccttgcatcagcagtacaatgaaatgcataataatagagaaaaaattgtgaattacagggagtaaatatattaaattgttaaattaaataagcagtgcagaaataaaattaaaaacagtggtgagatagtgttcatgggttcaatttccagtcagaagtcagatggcagaggtgaagagctattcctgaatcattgagtgtgcgcGTTCGGGCTCTTGTATCTCCTCTCCGATGGTAGCAACGAcagcagggcatgtcctggggtgATGGGGCCAACTTTttcaggcattgctccttgaagatgtcctggatacatcggaggctggtgcccaggatgaagctgactaagtttacaactctctgcagcaccAATCCCCCATCCCCCGCATTACCGGTTGGCGAtgccagttagaacgctctccgtAGTACAGAAGTACTGTGGGGATCACTTCCTGATTCACAGAAAGCACTCCGCGTTACTTTTGCAAATTCAAGCAAATTCACTGTATCTCTGGAAACATTTGCTCTCTGTACATATCTTTCAAAATAATAACAGCCAGAATGAAACTTAACTTGAAATCTCTTCATATTTATAGTTTATTAAATATATCCAAATCAAAGGTTCTGATACTTCAAAAATAAAGACAATACTCTTATGGTCTACGttataaatatcaataaataaatgcaatagttttaaaatatttctaaATGTTGAATTagtcaaaataaatataaataaaattaaacagtgTAAATAACATTTTGCCAGCAATAGCTAACATACAACTTCTTAAGTTTACGATGTCATTTCTTTTACAGATTAACCTCTGTAACTTTTACAATTGTACGACCAAATGCTGAACTAGAACGTTCATACTTTAAGGCGGTTACTGCCTCTGTTTAACCATATTTTACACGTTGCACGGTTAATGGAACTGAAAAAAATTGCAAACTCCCAAGCTGACTTTGCTCTGACCACTCTACGTGTGGCATATGTGTGTCAGTAGGAGCAAGCTTTTTTATCAGTCGCGAACAAAACGTGCACTCCAAATACTAACaggataatttttaaaaatccggGTGTGGAGCAGAAATCACGGAGAGAGGTTGGGCTTGCATGTCCAACCAATTCCGTAATGTTATCGTTCTTTTGTTTCTGTCACTCCACCTAGTTAATAATCACTgggaaataaatagataaataaataaataaatatatcgtggtatatttaaaatgtaatTCTGCCAATTCTAGCGGTGAGCCCACTTTCACAGACTCATAAAGCGAAGAGCTCGGGCTGATTTCTCCATGAACCGGACAAAGTCTCGCAGGATAATATGCGCATTCacttgtctgttccactctgttGTTGACACTAAGCCTAAGGCAGATGATTCCATCTCGCTCTCGCTCACGGTACTGATGCCAAACTCGACATTCAACTGAAATATAAAGAGAACAGCAGGGCTTGTGACTTGAGTCTCCATAGTTTCAGATGGGTTTGCCGCAGCCATAATCGCGCCGCTTCGTTTACACTTACCTGGTGCATTATCAGTTCCGTGAGGCATTGGGTACTGGACCGCATCCATATTATTTGTTCACTTGAACGCACGATGGATGTTTCCACCAGCAATAAGAAAGGGTTGTATTTATGGAGGCCTTTTGCAATCGCTTTGAGACACGTTTCCTAAACAGGAAAAATACTACAAGTAAGAAATAATCTTGGCTCGGGCTCTTCAGTTTTGACGACTTGCAGCTGAATTTATATGAATTCCAGAATTCTCGTTTGTAAAATTGACAATTTTGCCGGGTTGAGCAAATTGGTTTAAACGCTGCTTTGTTGGAACCTGACTATCGTAAACTACGAGCGAAATGCCTACTCCTTTTTGTTTTCCCTAGAGGTACACTTTTCTATAGACTGAAATGCCCTATTTTACAAGGAAACGGCTGCTCCTTCGGGCTTCACTCACCTTATGGAAACTGATCTTTGTACATCGGTCCTGAGATCGGATCTGCGGCAGGTTGAAGTCGTGGGTGAGCAGCGATCCCTGGTCCCCGTCACAGAAGGAGAAATACTCACACAGCTGCGGGAGAGGGGGGacgggaggggtggagagagatcAGACAGCGAATAAGTCAGCTGCAAAGTGAAGACCAGGACAAAGTCTGCGGGGCGCCTCCTCGTACTCACTCACCTGAGCATCCCGGAGCTCGGCCGCTGAGCTCTGGATCTGCAGCGCCAGGGAGTCGCAGGTTGCGCAGCCCGGGGCGGCTGCAGCGGTCCGCTCCGTCAGCGGGAAAGTGGCGACTCTTCCACAGAGCACCAGGAGTAGAAGGTAAAAACCTGCAGGGAAAGAGACAGAACGGAATAAGAATTCCCGCTTCCTGCAACCGCTCCGAAATGATTTGAACTGATAACCGGAAGCTTTATTCACTGACTTTCAGCAAGTCCCATGTTGTCCTCCCCGTACAAAGATGTTCGATCTTTAACTCCCCAAGCTCCATTCTCCCCACTATTTATTAATCGCCCCCTTTGGGGAAAATCCAGTTACTAATGTTTTTTTCACAATGTTTGTGTTACAGCACCTATTAGTCACTGTTGGATTCTTCCTTCCCATGTGGCTGTCCTTCCTCTACGTTGCAGATGATTTCCACTCCAGTTCTCTTCCTTCTGACGTGATCGATCGGGATAATCGTGGTTGATCGGCGTGTTGGTCAAACGTGGAAATGCCAAGTGACGATACCAATCGTTCACCTTCCATAACTGCGAATGGAGACCGCAATATTACGAAACCCTTTAATTAAATTTTGAGAACTGATCACTCTTACAGACAGAAAAGAATCACTGCAAAATCACTACACCCAACAAAAATAATGTTCTAGTACGAAGGACCAGGAATCGGAATCTAATTGATTATTATCGATTACATGTTTATGGTTTGAATTTAAAACTACCAATGAGGCTCGGTTCAAACTTCCTGCTCGTGCTGTACAGGTcaatgaaaaagtattcagcccccaactctTCGTTCACATTAATCAATATTACAAGCAGGGATTTTGATTAATTGACCATTCTTATTTGAGAATCACATAGTCCTTTTTCACAATAAAGTCCAAAAACGGGGTAAATTGtaaagcataaaaaactaaaattTCAAAAACTGAAAAGTCAGTAGTttgaaagtattcatcccctttgctgcgcacttagttgaaccacctgtCACAGCTATTGCAGCCAATAGTCTGTTTGGATAAGTCTTTATTATCTTTGCACAAGATTTACCTATTTCTCCTGACAGGTTTGCTCAAACTGTGCCAGGTTAATTGGGGAGTGGCTGTGATCAGCAATCTTGAGGCTTTGCCAGAGATATTCAATTGGATGAAGATCAATACTGAACTGGGCCACTCAGGAACATCCATTTGcctcatttgaagccactc
Encoded proteins:
- the LOC140732516 gene encoding interleukin-6-like, encoding MEGERLVSSLGISTFDQHADQPRLSRSITSEGRELEWKSSATGRLINSGENGAWGVKDRTSLYGEDNMGLAESFYLLLLVLCGRVATFPLTERTAAAAPGCATCDSLALQIQSSAAELRDAQLCEYFSFCDGDQGSLLTHDFNLPQIRSQDRCTKISFHKETCLKAIAKGLHKYNPFLLLVETSIVRSSEQIIWMRSSTQCLTELIMHQLNVEFGISTVSESEMESSALGLVSTTEWNRQVNAHIILRDFVRFMEKSARALRFMSL